Proteins encoded within one genomic window of bacterium:
- a CDS encoding VIT family protein, producing the protein MTRDDPEVHVAVVEPSHPHAGSADLRAQQHHSGYLLKVVQPALLGLMDGSISTLAPLFATAFATRSPHTAFLVGSAAAVGAGISMGFAEALSDTGTLTGRGKPIIRGSITGIATLIGGLMHALPFLIPHLGTALALAYLVVGVELVTIAFIRNRYFAMSFWLSVLQVVVGGGLVFLAGILIGRS; encoded by the coding sequence ATGACGCGCGACGATCCGGAAGTCCACGTGGCGGTCGTGGAGCCGAGCCATCCGCACGCGGGATCCGCCGACCTGCGCGCCCAACAGCACCACTCCGGGTATCTCCTCAAGGTGGTCCAGCCCGCGCTCCTCGGGCTGATGGACGGGTCCATTTCCACGCTCGCGCCGTTGTTTGCGACCGCGTTTGCCACTCGCAGTCCGCACACCGCGTTCCTGGTTGGCAGCGCGGCGGCGGTCGGCGCCGGGATCAGCATGGGTTTTGCGGAGGCGCTCTCCGACACCGGCACGTTGACCGGCCGGGGCAAGCCCATCATCCGCGGGTCGATCACCGGAATCGCCACGCTGATCGGCGGCCTGATGCACGCGCTCCCGTTCTTGATCCCGCATTTGGGCACCGCGCTCGCATTGGCCTACCTGGTCGTAGGAGTCGAGCTCGTGACGATCGCGTTCATCCGGAATCGCTACTTTGCCATGAGCTTCTGGCTCTCGGTCCTCCAGGTGGTCGTCGGCGGGGGCTTGGTGTTCCTCGCGGGGATCCTGATCGGGCGGTCGTGA